From the Candidatus Zixiibacteriota bacterium genome, one window contains:
- a CDS encoding CHAT domain-containing protein, which translates to GDRSTNDGDDGILTALEVSGLNFVGTDLAVLSACESGVGDLVDGEGIFGLRRAFQHAGVNSIVMSLWSVPDRETSQLMEGFYRRWLGGESKRDALRGSALELLNQSRAKRGCGHPLLWGGFILAGNPN; encoded by the coding sequence CCGGAGACAGAAGTACCAACGACGGCGATGATGGTATTTTAACAGCTCTTGAGGTGTCGGGGTTGAATTTTGTGGGAACGGATCTGGCGGTGTTGTCGGCGTGCGAGAGCGGGGTAGGGGATCTGGTGGATGGCGAGGGGATCTTTGGTCTTCGTCGGGCGTTTCAGCACGCGGGGGTGAACAGTATTGTGATGAGTTTGTGGTCGGTACCGGATCGTGAGACCTCGCAGCTCATGGAGGGGTTTTACCGTCGGTGGCTGGGGGGTGAAAGCAAGCGTGACGCTTTGCGCGGTTCGGCTTTGGAGCTATTGAACCAGTCGCGGGCGAAGCGCGGCTGCGGCCATCCTCTTTTGTGGGGCGGGTTCATTCTGGCCGGAAATCCTAATTAG